The sequence TCCCTATCGCTTCAAGGAAGTTGATCTCCACCCGCCACGTGGCCTGCCCGTCGCCTTCCAGGGTGGATCTCGGCTTGTCCGTGAAATGCACGAAGTACGCTGTGCTGTTGGTCGGATCGGTGAACTTGATCGGCACCGCGCCGCAGCCGGCGTCGTCCTCCCAGAAGTCGTCCAGCTTCTCCTTGTTCGTGTTGCTCAACTGGCTGTAGACAAAGGACCATCGCAGGGGAATTTTGGTCTTGGTCTTCATCACGACGTAGGCCCCGTCCTCCAATGGACTGCGCTGCGTTGGGTCCATAGCCGGCTCGCGGACAAACCCTTCTTCATCCGGGTTGACACCGAGATTGGGATACACAGGTTGCGCCATGGGCTACCTCCGCCGATTCGCCCGCGCCATCGGGCCGTTGTTGCGCTTGTCCTTGAGCACCATGCCCACGATCATCCGTCGGCCGTCGAACTGCACCCCCGTCTGCTGCGCCTCCACCTGGGCGGACGACTGGTTCTGGATGTTGAACACCGGCTGCGGCAGGGTCACGTTGCGACCGGCGCGTGCATCGGCGGCTGAAGTGACCACTTCATCTTTCTGAAGGATCGCCGGGTACTCGTCCCACCGAAGACCGTTGTGCAACCGGGGAGCACCAGCGAACACGCTCCACGGAACATCCCTCACGGAAGGCGGCATTGTTCCAACCCGCCACCCACTATGTGCCACCGGCGTCTGGTAGCTGATGTCCGCCGCCCCCATCGGCACATCGCTCGCCGCCGGCGTGCCACCGAAGTAGTCCACGAACGCCCTGCTGATACTCCTGGACAACGGCTCAGTGATCTGCTGGCGGAGGATCATCCGGGCCACATCCCTCCACAGGGCATCCAGCGCCTGCCGGGCATCCTGCGCCCCCACCGCGATATCCTCGAAGGCCCGCCCCCACGTATCGCCGAACTGCTCCCCCAACTCCACCAGCCGCTTGCGCTTCTCCAGGCGATCCAGTTCTTCGTTGTACTCAGCCAGCCTGGCTCTCGCCTCAGCGGTCCCGTTGCCGTACGCCTCCATGACCGCCGCCTCGTATTCCACCATCTTCGCCGCCCGCTCGTGGCTGTGTTCCAGGTGGCCGATGATCTGCATTTCCTTGACCAGTTCGGCATTGAGCCGGTCCACCTTGTCGCGGGCGTCCAGCGTCGATTCGGACAGTTCCTCCGCCCCCTCGCCGCCAATCAGGCCCTCTTCCCGAACCCGTCGACCGTAGGTGGGCATCCCGGTTTCCACCGTAGGCCCCCCCGGCGGCGTGAAGGTGGGCTTCGTTCGCTTGTTCGGCTTGTTGGCACGACTCAGCAACGGGCCGAAGTCAACCGGGCCGGCATTACCGGCCGCCGCATCGCGGATCATCTGGTCAGCCCAGCCATAGTCCCCCCGAGCACTGCCGCCCAATGGGTCTGTGGGGTCCACGATCGGCATGCGTGCCGAACTCGGCAGAATATCCAGCGCCTTCTTGACCTGTTCCAGCTTCTCCAGGAACGCCGCCGGCGCTTGCGCCATCAACTCGAACGCATCCCAAATCACCCCGGCGGTGAACTCCGCGCCCTCTTCAAAGTCACTCGCCAATCTCTCCAGAAACCGCTGATTGTCCTTCACGAAATCGGCCATCGCCTTGGAACCGCGTGCCAGCGCCGGAGCGAACGCCTCGCCGATCGTGACGCGGACGTCTTTCATGGCCTCGTGATACCGCTCGAATTGCTTGGCGGCCGTATCCGCCATCTTGCTGTAGGCTTCCAGGTCCGCCCCAGAGGACTCCATGATGTAGCCGACATCCTCCGCCACGCCCCCCGCCTGCTCCAGGGCAACCGCCAAACCCGTCAGTCCGCGCACGTTCTGGAAGATCGCCGCCAGTTGTTCATTGCTCGCCTTTGCCAGTATGCGCAACATGCCCGACAACTGCTGGGCGTGCAGCGTCGTGACATTCATCTCGAACCCAAGCTCCGCCGCCGCCTTCTTGCCTTCCTCCGAAGGCTTTCGGAAGGCGTTAATCAGCGCCCTCAGCGATGTCACCGCCAACGGCGCTCTCAACCCGCCCCTGGTCAACGTCGCCACCGCCGCCAGCAGTTCCTCCAGGGACACCCCCGCCGACGCCGCATCCGCCGCCACCAAGCCGATCTCCGACGCCAGATCACCAAAGACCAGCTTGCCCCGCTGGACCGTCTCAAACAGGTCGCTCGACACCTTGCCCGCATAGTCCGCCGACAGGCCGTACGAATTGAGGATCGTCGTAATCGCATCGCCCGCCACCGCCGTCGTCGTCAATCCCGCCTGCGCCGCACGCGACGACACGGTCAACACATCCATCGCCTTAGAGGCGTCAATCGACGCCGACAGGATGTCGTACAGACCCTTGCTCAGGGTCTCTGTCCCCTCACCAAACTCCAACGCCAACTCGCGAATCTGCTGCTTGTACGCCGGCAGGTACTTCATTGCCCCGTCGCGATAGAGCATGGTCGAGACGTTGGCCATCTGCCGCTCGAACGCCGCAAAGTCCCGGACCGACTGCTTGATCGTGCCCAGCGTCTTGTACGCCAGATAGAGTCCGCCAAGGTTCTTCGCCAGTCCCGCCACGGCCACAGCCGCCTTGGTGGCCCCACCCTGAACCGCCGTGGTCGCCCCCGTAAACGTTCTCGCGCCGGTTGCCGCGCCGGTCGAATCAATCTTTAGGCTTAGCGTCTCTTCGCGAATGTTCGACATGCCACTGCCTCGCTATCTCATCCAAACCGACGACCAGCTCGAGAAACACGATTCGCTGCCCCGTCTCCCGGATGCCGACCAAGTCGAGGTACGCGCAGACATCGGCCACGGAGATCGGATTGGCCCCGAAGCCTGCCTGTCTCTGCTTGGACAGCACCAGAAATCCATCATAGACCCACGCCCATTCTTCCCGCAGTTGCGGCCTGTCGTCCCATGCCGGCGTCGGCAAGCCCTTGGCCGCCCGTTGTCTCAGCGTCCCGATGTATGGCCC is a genomic window of Phycisphaerae bacterium containing:
- a CDS encoding phage tail tape measure protein, whose amino-acid sequence is MSNIREETLSLKIDSTGAATGARTFTGATTAVQGGATKAAVAVAGLAKNLGGLYLAYKTLGTIKQSVRDFAAFERQMANVSTMLYRDGAMKYLPAYKQQIRELALEFGEGTETLSKGLYDILSASIDASKAMDVLTVSSRAAQAGLTTTAVAGDAITTILNSYGLSADYAGKVSSDLFETVQRGKLVFGDLASEIGLVAADAASAGVSLEELLAAVATLTRGGLRAPLAVTSLRALINAFRKPSEEGKKAAAELGFEMNVTTLHAQQLSGMLRILAKASNEQLAAIFQNVRGLTGLAVALEQAGGVAEDVGYIMESSGADLEAYSKMADTAAKQFERYHEAMKDVRVTIGEAFAPALARGSKAMADFVKDNQRFLERLASDFEEGAEFTAGVIWDAFELMAQAPAAFLEKLEQVKKALDILPSSARMPIVDPTDPLGGSARGDYGWADQMIRDAAAGNAGPVDFGPLLSRANKPNKRTKPTFTPPGGPTVETGMPTYGRRVREEGLIGGEGAEELSESTLDARDKVDRLNAELVKEMQIIGHLEHSHERAAKMVEYEAAVMEAYGNGTAEARARLAEYNEELDRLEKRKRLVELGEQFGDTWGRAFEDIAVGAQDARQALDALWRDVARMILRQQITEPLSRSISRAFVDYFGGTPAASDVPMGAADISYQTPVAHSGWRVGTMPPSVRDVPWSVFAGAPRLHNGLRWDEYPAILQKDEVVTSAADARAGRNVTLPQPVFNIQNQSSAQVEAQQTGVQFDGRRMIVGMVLKDKRNNGPMARANRRR